In the genome of Massilibacillus massiliensis, one region contains:
- a CDS encoding glycosyltransferase family 2 protein — protein MENLSANKVKVTVLMPVYNAEQYLKEAIESILKQTFKNFEFLIINDGSTDHSEEIIRAYKDSRIRLICNERNSGLIYTLNKGLKLANGEYIVRMDADDISYIDRLEKQVAFMENNLGIGVCGTWLETFGNGKSDVWKYSVEHEQIKAQLLFYSSMAHATIIIRTALVMKYQLFYDSSYLYAEDYHLWTKCIDLFRFSNLQEVLYKYRLHDESFTQQMRGIQSGTAKKIREKNLANIGLNFDKDEVDLFNQICSYNIIEKSRNKLFLMLNLLNKIFIILNSKNQYNENFKIIINKYVLFLLENFQIYDINILTFCLKRKIFFQMSLKNQIKFFIKCVVYYGK, from the coding sequence ATGGAAAATTTAAGTGCAAATAAGGTTAAAGTAACTGTTTTGATGCCAGTTTATAATGCAGAACAATATTTAAAAGAAGCGATTGAAAGTATTTTAAAACAGACTTTTAAAAATTTTGAATTTCTGATTATTAATGATGGATCTACAGATCATAGTGAAGAAATTATTAGAGCATATAAAGATTCTAGAATTCGATTAATTTGTAATGAAAGAAATTCAGGATTAATTTATACTTTAAATAAGGGATTGAAACTTGCTAATGGTGAATATATTGTCAGAATGGATGCAGATGATATTAGTTATATTGATCGATTAGAAAAGCAAGTTGCCTTTATGGAAAATAATCTAGGAATTGGAGTTTGCGGTACTTGGTTGGAAACTTTTGGGAATGGGAAAAGCGATGTATGGAAATACTCAGTTGAACATGAACAAATAAAGGCACAGTTGCTATTTTATTCTTCTATGGCCCATGCGACAATTATTATTCGAACGGCACTGGTAATGAAATACCAGCTGTTTTATGATAGTTCTTATTTGTATGCTGAAGATTATCATCTATGGACGAAATGTATAGATTTGTTTAGATTTTCTAACTTACAAGAGGTTTTATATAAATATAGACTTCATGATGAAAGTTTTACTCAGCAAATGAGGGGTATACAATCTGGGACAGCAAAAAAAATCCGAGAAAAAAATTTAGCCAATATTGGTTTGAATTTCGATAAAGATGAAGTGGATTTATTTAATCAAATATGTAGTTATAATATTATAGAAAAAAGCAGAAATAAGTTATTTTTGATGTTGAATTTGTTAAATAAAATCTTTATCATATTAAATTCCAAAAATCAATATAATGAAAATTTTAAAATAATTATTAATAAATATGTTTTGTTTTTATTAGAAAATTTTCAAATATATGATATAAATATATTGACTTTTTGCTTAAAAAGAAAGATTTTTTTTCAAATGAGTTTAAAAAATCAAATAAAATTTTTTATAAAATGTGTGGTATACTATGGCAAATAA